A single Camelus bactrianus isolate YW-2024 breed Bactrian camel chromosome 1, ASM4877302v1, whole genome shotgun sequence DNA region contains:
- the COX17 gene encoding cytochrome c oxidase copper chaperone encodes MPGLAAASPAPSESQEKKPLKPCCACPETKKARDACIIEKGEEHCGHLIEAHKECMRALGFKI; translated from the exons ATGCCGGGTCTGGCGGCCGCCAGCCCTGCCCCTTCTGAGTCGCAGGAGAAGAAGCCGCTGAAGCCCTGCTGCGCCTGCCCGGAAACCAAGAAGGCTCGCGATGCGTG CATCATTGAGAAAGGAGAAGAGCACTGTGGACACCTAATTGAGGCCCACAAGGAGTGCATGAGAGCCCTGGGATTTAAGATATGA